In Myxococcus stipitatus, the following are encoded in one genomic region:
- a CDS encoding cupin domain-containing protein, translated as MSELTIKRFSNPDERRPFAGHGHADILQFEGDHTVGLAVFEPGWRWSQDVKPIAGTDSCQAAHACYVISGRMMLRMDDGTQQEMGPGDVAIIPPGHDGWVIGNEPCVCVDFQGMGEYAQRAASARRTERPSEPAPGMH; from the coding sequence ATGAGCGAGCTCACAATCAAGCGATTCTCCAATCCCGACGAGCGTCGGCCCTTCGCGGGGCACGGGCACGCCGACATCCTCCAGTTCGAGGGGGACCACACCGTGGGCCTGGCCGTCTTCGAGCCCGGCTGGCGCTGGTCCCAGGACGTCAAGCCCATCGCCGGTACGGACAGCTGCCAGGCCGCCCACGCCTGCTACGTCATCAGCGGGCGGATGATGCTGCGGATGGATGACGGCACCCAGCAGGAGATGGGCCCAGGAGACGTGGCCATCATCCCGCCGGGACATGATGGGTGGGTCATCGGCAATGAGCCCTGCGTCTGCGTGGACTTCCAGGGCATGGGCGAGTACGCGCAGCGCGCGGCGTCGGCGCGGCGCACCGAGAGACCCTCCGAGCCCGCGCCTGGGATGCATTGA
- a CDS encoding P1 family peptidase: MHTHHRHLLCGVALSLLLPSLASAQAERPRARARTLGITFGGQTGPNNAITDVPGVEVGHTTLISGEGSLERGKGPVRTGVTAVLPRGKNSVSEPVFAATYALNGNGDMTGTHWVQEGGQLYGPVMITNTNDIGAVREGVIKWAADRDLAWDLGLPVVAETWDGMLHDIYGFHVKPPHAIQAIESAKPGPVTEGSVGGGTGMVCHGFKGGIGTASRKLPESAGGYTLGVLVQCNYGTRRLFSVEGVPVGQEMKDDMPCYLGQKKPSGAMMEWVPACGAAAKAAPPNPFEGAGSIIIVVGTDAPLLPHQLERVARRVSLAIAKMGGLGENSSGDIFLAFSTQPIQPPPSSKVVSVSSLRNDYLNPVFEATVQATQEAILNAMLASDTMTGADNIRVFGLPHDGLVKVMKKHGRLTAAPKPAPAQKARP; encoded by the coding sequence ATGCACACACATCATCGCCACCTGCTCTGCGGCGTCGCGCTTTCGCTGTTGTTGCCATCGCTCGCCAGCGCACAGGCCGAGCGGCCGAGGGCGCGCGCCAGGACCCTGGGCATCACCTTTGGAGGCCAGACGGGGCCGAACAACGCGATCACCGACGTGCCCGGTGTGGAGGTGGGGCACACGACGCTCATCTCCGGCGAGGGCAGCCTCGAGCGAGGCAAAGGCCCCGTGCGCACGGGTGTCACGGCCGTGCTGCCCCGTGGCAAGAACTCCGTCTCCGAGCCCGTGTTCGCCGCGACCTATGCGCTCAACGGCAATGGAGACATGACAGGCACGCACTGGGTCCAGGAGGGCGGCCAGCTCTACGGACCGGTGATGATCACCAACACCAACGACATTGGCGCGGTGCGCGAGGGCGTCATCAAGTGGGCCGCGGACCGCGACCTCGCCTGGGATCTGGGCCTGCCCGTCGTCGCGGAGACGTGGGACGGGATGCTGCACGACATCTACGGCTTCCACGTGAAGCCGCCGCACGCGATTCAGGCCATCGAGTCGGCGAAGCCGGGCCCCGTCACGGAGGGCTCCGTGGGCGGAGGCACGGGCATGGTGTGCCACGGCTTCAAGGGCGGCATCGGCACCGCCTCACGCAAGCTGCCCGAGTCCGCGGGCGGCTACACCTTGGGCGTGCTGGTGCAGTGCAACTACGGCACGCGCCGCCTCTTCTCCGTCGAGGGTGTCCCCGTGGGCCAGGAGATGAAGGACGACATGCCGTGCTACCTCGGCCAGAAGAAGCCGAGCGGCGCGATGATGGAGTGGGTCCCCGCGTGTGGCGCCGCGGCCAAGGCGGCTCCGCCCAATCCCTTCGAGGGCGCGGGCTCCATCATCATCGTCGTTGGGACGGATGCGCCGCTGCTGCCGCACCAGCTCGAGCGCGTCGCCCGCCGCGTCTCGCTGGCCATCGCGAAGATGGGCGGCCTGGGAGAGAACTCGTCGGGAGACATCTTCCTCGCGTTCTCCACCCAACCCATCCAACCGCCGCCGTCGTCCAAGGTCGTGAGCGTGTCGTCGCTCCGGAACGACTACCTCAACCCCGTCTTCGAGGCGACCGTACAGGCCACGCAGGAGGCCATCCTCAATGCCATGCTCGCCTCCGACACGATGACCGGCGCGGACAACATCCGCGTCTTCGGCCTGCCTCATGACGGACTGGTGAAGGTGATGAAGAAGCACGGCCGGCTCACGGCGGCCCCCAAGCCGGCTCCGGCTCAGAAGGCCCGTCCGTGA
- a CDS encoding DUF885 domain-containing protein, translated as MLSPDAEAKKPDAATTKALRTLIEQDWQYQLERAPTYASVQGDRRWNTRWDDLSLAALEADQKHSRGVLEKLKKVDRARLSAEDQLNLDLLQKEHETWVEEYGFGWYLLPTNQVGGIPEGIRQPPGLQTAYQLADTLRFDTVKDYEDWIARLNGFGTYVDQVMALMREGLRQKKVHPRAIVQRIPPQIEKQLVEDPAKSGFYTPFHRFPAKLPVAEQQRLAAAGRKAVQEGVLPALRRFHQFLLAEYLPGAPEAVGVWQMENGEAMYAFLARKFTTTPLTPDEIHALGLSEVKRIRGEMEAIMKRTGFQGSLAEFFQFVRTDPRFYHRTGDELLLHYRALSKRIDPLLVRLFKTLPRQPYAVEPTPEAMAPDVTTGFYYPGSSDGSRPGTYLVNLYRPETRPRWEMVPLTLHEAVPGHHLQTSLATERMDLPDFRRYGYYVAYGEGWALYCETLGDEMGLYADPYDKFGQLSYDMWRAVRLVVDTGMHVKRWTRQQALDYFMENAPRQALDITNEVDRYIAWPGQALAYKVGQLRIREMRTRAEQTLGERFDVREFHDVVLLGGSLPLDVLERKVDAWVAGHAPAGK; from the coding sequence ATGCTCTCTCCAGATGCCGAGGCCAAGAAGCCAGATGCCGCCACCACCAAGGCGCTGCGCACCCTCATCGAGCAGGATTGGCAATACCAGCTCGAACGCGCTCCCACGTATGCCTCGGTGCAGGGCGACCGGCGTTGGAACACTCGCTGGGATGACCTGAGCCTCGCGGCGCTCGAAGCGGACCAGAAGCACTCGCGCGGTGTGTTGGAGAAGCTGAAGAAGGTGGACCGCGCGCGGCTGTCCGCCGAGGACCAGCTCAACCTGGACCTGCTCCAGAAGGAGCACGAGACGTGGGTGGAGGAGTACGGCTTCGGCTGGTACCTGCTGCCCACCAACCAGGTGGGAGGCATCCCCGAGGGAATCCGCCAGCCTCCGGGATTGCAGACGGCGTATCAGCTCGCCGACACGCTGCGCTTCGACACGGTGAAGGACTACGAGGACTGGATTGCCCGGCTCAACGGCTTCGGGACCTACGTGGACCAGGTGATGGCGCTGATGCGGGAGGGCCTGCGTCAAAAGAAGGTGCACCCTCGGGCCATCGTCCAGCGGATTCCTCCGCAGATAGAGAAGCAGCTGGTGGAGGACCCGGCGAAGAGCGGCTTCTACACGCCGTTCCATCGCTTCCCCGCGAAGCTGCCCGTGGCCGAGCAGCAGCGGCTGGCGGCGGCGGGGCGCAAGGCGGTTCAAGAAGGTGTGCTGCCCGCGCTGCGGCGCTTCCACCAGTTCCTCCTGGCCGAGTACCTCCCAGGGGCACCCGAGGCCGTGGGCGTGTGGCAGATGGAGAACGGCGAGGCGATGTATGCCTTCCTCGCGCGCAAGTTCACCACCACGCCGCTCACGCCCGACGAGATTCACGCGCTCGGTTTGTCGGAGGTGAAGCGCATCCGTGGGGAGATGGAAGCCATCATGAAGCGGACGGGCTTCCAGGGCTCGCTCGCGGAGTTCTTCCAGTTCGTGCGCACCGACCCGCGCTTCTACCACCGCACGGGTGACGAACTGCTCCTGCACTACCGCGCCCTGTCCAAGCGAATCGACCCGTTGCTGGTGCGCTTGTTCAAGACGCTGCCTCGGCAGCCGTACGCGGTGGAGCCCACGCCGGAGGCCATGGCCCCGGATGTGACGACGGGCTTCTACTATCCGGGGTCTTCGGATGGCTCGCGGCCGGGCACGTACCTGGTGAACCTCTACCGTCCGGAGACGCGTCCCCGCTGGGAGATGGTGCCGTTGACGTTGCATGAGGCGGTGCCCGGGCATCACCTCCAGACGTCGCTGGCCACCGAGCGGATGGACCTGCCGGACTTCCGCCGCTACGGCTACTACGTGGCCTATGGCGAGGGCTGGGCGCTGTACTGCGAGACGCTCGGCGACGAGATGGGGCTCTACGCGGACCCCTACGACAAGTTCGGCCAGCTCTCCTACGACATGTGGCGCGCGGTCCGGCTGGTGGTGGACACCGGCATGCATGTGAAGCGGTGGACGCGTCAGCAGGCGCTCGACTACTTCATGGAGAACGCGCCACGTCAGGCCCTGGACATCACCAACGAGGTGGACCGCTACATCGCGTGGCCGGGCCAGGCGCTCGCGTACAAGGTGGGGCAGCTGCGGATTCGCGAGATGCGCACGCGCGCCGAGCAGACGCTGGGTGAGCGATTCGATGTCCGCGAGTTCCACGATGTGGTGCTGCTCGGAGGCTCGCTGCCGCTGGACGTGCTCGAGCGCAAGGTCGACGCGTGGGTGGCGGGACACGCGCCCGCCGGGAAGTAG
- a CDS encoding DEAD/DEAH box helicase — MSAFAQLLEAVRKEARPGIWSNGVNLARSGAVVLQSKTDSELELRVRSAGRPVPFTVALYPADEAWECDCPSRVDPCEHVVAATISLQQAEREDAPMETAATRWSRVVYHFTRTGDGLQLKRTLAHADGKEEALDGSLASYIAKPAQAAKLQVEQSDLLADRILEQRRTRGTLSPETLDALLKVLVQARNVLLDGRPVAIPDEVVVPRALVEERAGQLVVTVTRDERVSEVVSPGVARVGDALARLGETGMTGPWLQNLPIVRNYGAESLGELTSKVLPELGRRMPVEVRTRRVPPLDRELKPRILLELNQLDAGLSVLPTLVYGAPPTVRIDNGRMVYLRGAVPLRDEALEQRLVHNLREELNLVPGRRVTVAGPEMVRWADRLRRWGGDLAGDGASVVSPDVRLRPSLTVESAGDGQGVPEVRFTLEFQVEGGKGEARSVDAAAVVRAWTEGLGLVPLVGGGWAPLPRAWLDKHGQRVADLLAARQPDGRVSNHALPQLSQLCETLEQPPPPGLDRLAPLVEGFEKLPPPVLPEDLNASLRHYQQTGVSWLGFLKSAGLGGILADDMGLGKTLQTICVLGKGSLVVCPTSVLPNWVAELKRFRPSLKVCVYHGPGRSLDAAADVTLTTYSILRLDAAVLGGKDWATLVLDEAQAIKNPESQVARSAFGLKAGFRLALSGTPLENRLDELWSLMHFTNPGLLGGRRQFEEKVSRPISDGNAGAAAELRRRIRPFVLRRLKRDVAPELPPRIESVMHVSLDERERSIYDAVMAATRAEVVALLNEGGSVLKALEALLRLRQAACHPALVPGQRATSSSKVETLVDALDTAVSEGHKALVFSQWTSLLDLIEPALKQAGIAFDRLDGTTQNRGEVTARFQAEDGPPVLLMSLKAGGTGLNLTAADHVFLVDPWWNPAVEAQAADRAHRIGQERPVNVYRLVSQGTVEERILGLQDKKRSLMEAALSEAGGAAAITREDLLELFS; from the coding sequence ATGTCCGCATTCGCCCAGCTGCTCGAAGCCGTTCGGAAGGAAGCCCGCCCCGGAATCTGGTCCAACGGAGTGAATCTCGCCCGCTCCGGGGCGGTGGTGCTCCAGTCGAAGACGGACAGTGAGCTGGAGTTGCGTGTCCGGTCGGCGGGGCGGCCCGTGCCCTTCACGGTGGCCCTCTATCCGGCCGACGAGGCCTGGGAGTGTGACTGCCCCAGCCGGGTGGACCCGTGCGAGCACGTGGTCGCCGCGACCATCTCGCTCCAGCAGGCGGAGCGGGAGGATGCCCCCATGGAGACGGCGGCCACGCGCTGGTCCCGCGTGGTGTACCACTTCACTCGCACGGGGGACGGCCTTCAGCTCAAGCGCACGCTGGCCCACGCGGACGGCAAGGAAGAGGCGCTGGATGGCAGCCTGGCCTCGTACATCGCCAAGCCCGCGCAGGCCGCGAAGCTTCAAGTGGAGCAGTCCGATCTGCTGGCCGACCGCATCCTGGAGCAGCGGCGCACGCGCGGAACGCTGTCGCCGGAGACGCTCGATGCGCTGCTCAAGGTCCTGGTGCAGGCGCGCAACGTGTTGCTGGATGGCCGCCCCGTCGCGATTCCCGATGAGGTCGTCGTGCCGCGTGCGCTCGTGGAGGAGCGCGCGGGACAACTCGTGGTGACGGTGACACGCGACGAGCGGGTATCGGAGGTGGTGAGCCCCGGAGTCGCCCGCGTGGGTGACGCACTCGCGCGGTTGGGCGAGACGGGCATGACGGGGCCGTGGCTCCAGAACCTCCCCATCGTCCGCAACTATGGCGCGGAGAGTCTGGGCGAGCTGACCTCCAAGGTGTTGCCCGAATTGGGGCGACGCATGCCCGTCGAGGTGCGCACCCGCCGCGTGCCGCCGCTGGACCGCGAGCTCAAGCCGCGCATCCTCCTGGAGTTGAACCAGCTCGACGCGGGGCTGTCGGTGCTGCCCACGCTGGTGTACGGCGCGCCTCCGACGGTGCGCATCGACAACGGGCGCATGGTGTACCTGCGCGGCGCGGTGCCGCTGCGCGACGAGGCGCTGGAGCAGCGCCTGGTGCACAACCTGCGCGAGGAGTTGAACCTGGTGCCCGGCCGGCGCGTGACGGTGGCGGGCCCGGAGATGGTGCGTTGGGCGGACCGGCTGCGGCGGTGGGGTGGGGACCTGGCAGGTGACGGCGCGTCGGTGGTGAGCCCGGATGTCCGGCTGCGTCCGTCGCTCACGGTGGAGTCCGCGGGGGACGGGCAGGGCGTCCCCGAGGTGCGCTTCACGCTGGAGTTCCAGGTGGAGGGCGGCAAGGGCGAGGCCCGCTCCGTCGATGCCGCGGCGGTGGTGCGCGCGTGGACGGAAGGGTTGGGATTGGTGCCGCTCGTGGGCGGTGGCTGGGCGCCGCTGCCGCGTGCCTGGCTGGACAAACATGGCCAGCGTGTGGCGGACCTGTTGGCGGCGCGCCAGCCGGATGGCCGCGTGTCGAACCATGCGCTGCCGCAGCTGTCCCAGCTCTGCGAGACATTGGAGCAGCCGCCTCCTCCGGGACTGGACCGGTTGGCCCCGCTGGTCGAGGGCTTCGAGAAGCTCCCGCCTCCCGTGCTGCCGGAGGACCTCAACGCGTCGCTGCGCCACTACCAGCAGACGGGTGTGAGCTGGTTGGGCTTCCTCAAGAGCGCGGGGTTGGGCGGCATCCTCGCGGACGACATGGGTCTGGGAAAGACGCTCCAGACGATTTGTGTGTTGGGCAAGGGCTCGCTCGTCGTGTGCCCCACCAGCGTGCTGCCCAACTGGGTGGCCGAGCTCAAGCGCTTCAGGCCCTCGCTGAAGGTCTGCGTCTACCACGGCCCGGGCCGCTCGCTGGACGCGGCGGCCGACGTGACGCTCACCACGTATTCGATTCTGCGTCTGGACGCGGCGGTGCTCGGCGGCAAGGACTGGGCGACGCTGGTGCTCGATGAGGCGCAGGCCATCAAGAACCCGGAGAGCCAGGTGGCGCGCTCGGCCTTCGGCCTCAAGGCGGGCTTCCGGCTGGCGCTCAGTGGTACGCCGCTGGAGAACCGCCTGGACGAGCTGTGGAGCCTGATGCACTTCACCAACCCGGGCTTGCTCGGCGGACGCCGGCAGTTCGAAGAGAAGGTGTCGCGGCCCATCTCGGACGGCAACGCGGGGGCCGCGGCGGAGCTGCGCCGGCGCATCCGTCCCTTCGTGCTGCGCAGGCTCAAGCGGGACGTGGCGCCGGAGCTGCCGCCGCGCATCGAGTCGGTGATGCACGTGTCGCTGGATGAGCGCGAGCGCTCCATCTACGACGCGGTGATGGCCGCGACGCGCGCGGAGGTGGTGGCCCTGCTGAACGAAGGGGGCAGCGTGCTCAAGGCCCTGGAGGCGCTCCTGCGCCTGCGCCAGGCCGCGTGCCATCCGGCGCTCGTGCCCGGACAGCGGGCGACCAGCTCCTCGAAGGTGGAGACGCTGGTGGACGCGCTCGACACCGCCGTGTCCGAGGGGCACAAGGCGCTCGTGTTCTCGCAGTGGACGTCGCTGTTGGACCTCATCGAGCCCGCGCTGAAGCAGGCCGGCATCGCCTTCGACCGATTGGATGGCACCACGCAGAACCGCGGCGAGGTGACGGCCCGCTTCCAGGCGGAGGATGGACCTCCGGTGCTGCTCATGTCGCTGAAGGCGGGCGGCACGGGCTTGAACCTCACGGCGGCGGACCACGTGTTCCTGGTGGACCCGTGGTGGAACCCGGCCGTGGAGGCGCAGGCCGCGGACCGCGCGCACCGCATCGGCCAGGAGCGGCCCGTCAACGTCTACCGCCTGGTGTCCCAGGGCACCGTGGAAGAGCGCATCCTGGGACTTCAGGACAAGAAGCGCTCGCTGATGGAAGCGGCGCTGAGCGAGGCGGGTGGGGCCGCCGCCATCACCCGTGAAGACCTGCTGGAGCTGTTCTCGTGA
- a CDS encoding membrane dipeptidase, which produces MSGRLWSRGALALVPLALGLACGPVQEAEAPSEPVADTAQPLAAPGFAELHHHMFAEEAFGGGWFHGSYTGALADCDGGLPESDHARVRMDLSNLLNLCPNTGGVDLSGNPVLKALFGVGGAVGSEFIGKIEGTEGDTGLHLGRSKLNTQWPRWDTIAHQQAWEGWLRQAHQGGMSLVMVSLVSNEFLCKALPYQNISRPCDEMADVEVQLQMARDFDARNDWVEIALSPAHARNIIASGKLAMVLSIEVSKLFGSKNWSTELDRFYSLGVRSLQPVHQLDNRFGGAALHNAIFQAAQFLENCHVDTDCGVTTNTMTLGFDVYRDAAGNCRNTKGLTTDGKALVQAMMNKGMLIDVAHLSERGLQDAFSIAQANTYYPLVISHGHFREVMNPKLADDEKTTPSWVVRYLRQTGGIFGLRTAHDEARTYTKSGVANNCHGSTRSLAQAVEFGRQGLKVPMAFGADLNGFIQQTRPRFGDNGACSATFQAEADAHSRLQDVAGPARLGTGFDEYGLAHVGYLPDLLKDLGRVGANTTGLSGSAESFLKVWERATNPRAGMADAAADIDTSGVATYVDKATREAQYPLLCGQHYAPDSKVVGESCRFKEECISDACTASGCNSVGTCICDEEADCASNQYCGWGLNSGKCQPKKAKGATCLYGKECLSGSCRWTLTCG; this is translated from the coding sequence ATGTCTGGTCGTCTTTGGAGCCGGGGTGCCCTGGCGCTTGTTCCGCTCGCGTTGGGTCTGGCGTGTGGTCCTGTTCAAGAGGCCGAGGCTCCCTCCGAGCCCGTGGCGGACACCGCCCAGCCCCTGGCCGCGCCTGGCTTCGCGGAGCTTCACCACCACATGTTCGCGGAAGAGGCGTTTGGTGGTGGTTGGTTTCACGGCAGCTACACCGGAGCGCTGGCGGACTGTGACGGCGGTCTTCCGGAGAGTGACCATGCCCGGGTCCGGATGGATTTGAGCAACCTGCTCAATCTCTGTCCCAACACGGGCGGCGTGGACCTGAGCGGCAACCCCGTCCTGAAGGCGCTCTTCGGCGTGGGCGGCGCGGTGGGCTCGGAGTTCATCGGCAAGATTGAAGGCACCGAGGGCGACACGGGCCTCCACCTGGGGCGCAGCAAGCTCAACACCCAGTGGCCGCGCTGGGACACCATCGCGCACCAGCAGGCCTGGGAAGGGTGGCTGCGGCAGGCGCACCAGGGCGGCATGTCCCTGGTCATGGTGTCGCTGGTCAGCAACGAGTTCCTCTGCAAGGCGCTGCCGTACCAGAACATCTCGCGGCCCTGCGACGAGATGGCGGACGTGGAGGTCCAGCTCCAGATGGCGCGTGACTTCGATGCGCGCAATGACTGGGTGGAGATTGCCCTGTCGCCCGCGCACGCGCGCAACATCATCGCGTCCGGCAAGCTGGCCATGGTGCTGTCCATCGAAGTGAGCAAGCTGTTCGGCTCGAAGAACTGGAGCACGGAGCTGGACCGGTTCTACTCCCTGGGCGTGCGCTCGCTCCAGCCGGTGCACCAGTTGGACAACCGCTTTGGTGGCGCGGCGCTGCACAACGCCATCTTCCAGGCCGCGCAGTTCCTGGAGAACTGCCATGTGGACACCGACTGCGGCGTGACGACCAACACGATGACGCTGGGCTTCGACGTGTATCGTGACGCGGCCGGCAACTGCCGCAACACCAAGGGCCTCACCACGGACGGCAAGGCGCTGGTCCAGGCGATGATGAACAAGGGCATGCTCATCGACGTGGCCCACCTGTCCGAGAGAGGACTGCAGGACGCCTTCTCCATCGCGCAGGCGAACACCTACTACCCGCTGGTCATCTCGCACGGTCACTTCCGCGAGGTGATGAACCCCAAGCTGGCTGACGACGAGAAGACGACGCCGTCGTGGGTGGTCCGCTACCTGCGGCAGACGGGCGGCATCTTCGGTCTGCGCACGGCGCATGACGAGGCGCGCACGTACACGAAGTCGGGCGTGGCCAACAACTGCCACGGCTCCACGCGCTCGCTGGCGCAGGCGGTCGAGTTCGGCCGGCAGGGCCTGAAGGTGCCCATGGCGTTCGGCGCGGACCTCAACGGCTTCATCCAGCAGACGCGCCCGCGCTTCGGCGACAACGGCGCGTGCTCGGCGACGTTCCAGGCGGAGGCGGATGCGCACTCGAGGCTGCAGGATGTCGCGGGACCGGCGCGGCTGGGCACGGGCTTCGACGAGTACGGCCTGGCGCACGTGGGGTACCTGCCGGACCTGCTGAAGGACCTGGGCCGCGTGGGCGCGAACACCACGGGACTGTCGGGCTCGGCGGAGTCCTTCCTGAAGGTGTGGGAGCGCGCCACCAACCCGCGCGCGGGCATGGCGGACGCGGCGGCGGACATCGACACGAGCGGCGTGGCCACATACGTGGACAAGGCCACGCGTGAGGCCCAGTACCCCCTGCTGTGTGGCCAGCACTACGCGCCGGACTCCAAGGTGGTGGGCGAGTCCTGCCGCTTCAAGGAGGAGTGCATCAGCGACGCCTGCACCGCGTCGGGCTGCAACAGCGTGGGCACGTGCATCTGCGACGAGGAGGCCGACTGCGCGAGCAACCAGTACTGCGGTTGGGGGCTCAACAGCGGCAAGTGCCAGCCCAAGAAGGCCAAGGGGGCGACTTGCCTGTATGGCAAGGAGTGCCTGTCCGGTAGCTGCCGATGGACGTTGACCTGCGGCTGA
- a CDS encoding lysophospholipid acyltransferase family protein: MPALGGCPVDPLREPQSVACQEVVRLLQRGGTLTGVHPEGTRNKGSDPYTLLPAQSGVGRIIHQSRATVLPLFINGLTNSLVRQFSGNFLRTGEPVVLVFGKPLAMEDLLARPGGTRVYKQVSERLVTTITALGQEERAARARLNRGASSEWAREN; the protein is encoded by the coding sequence GTGCCAGCGCTCGGTGGGTGCCCGGTGGATCCACTTCGCGAACCGCAATCTGTTGCATGTCAGGAGGTGGTCCGCCTGCTCCAGCGCGGAGGCACCCTCACCGGCGTCCACCCGGAGGGGACACGCAACAAGGGTTCAGACCCCTATACGCTGTTGCCCGCGCAGAGTGGCGTGGGCCGCATCATCCATCAGTCCCGCGCCACGGTGCTGCCCCTCTTCATCAACGGGCTCACCAACAGCCTCGTCCGCCAGTTCTCCGGAAACTTCCTGCGCACGGGCGAGCCCGTCGTCCTCGTGTTCGGCAAGCCGCTCGCCATGGAGGACCTGCTCGCACGGCCCGGAGGGACTCGCGTCTACAAACAAGTCTCCGAACGGCTGGTCACCACCATCACCGCGCTGGGTCAGGAGGAGCGCGCCGCGCGGGCCCGGCTCAACCGGGGCGCCTCCTCCGAGTGGGCACGTGAGAACTGA
- a CDS encoding amidase yields MHLDDYTRYDAIGLAQLVRQKKVSAEELLRAALEAVSRVNPRLNAVIDVREEDARAALKKGLPEGPFTGVPFLIKDLALHAAGVPMEVGSRLARGLVIPHDTVLMERYRRAGLVMMGRTNTPELGNNASTEPVSRGPTRNPWDLGRSPGGSSGGSAAAVAAGIVPVAHGNDGGGSLRVPAALCGVFGMKPTRGRNTLAPDAGEAINGLAIEHVLTRSVRDSAAMLDATHGPAVGDPHFAPPPERPFLEEVRRAPGRLRIAVSRKAASGVPVSPDNVAAVDDVARLCASLGHELVEAAPVYDDAALVEAMITAWSTYQAATVEMVARVMGRTVSLDTLEATTLAVVEHGRSLKATDLQNALSVFNQVCRTVGTFFVDHDVLLTPTAATPPFELGELNANVPMSAREWYRHAFTRIPFTALYNVTGQPAMSVPLHWNAKDLPIGVQFVGRFADEATLFRLAGQLEEARPWTVRRPPVHAARGD; encoded by the coding sequence ATGCACCTGGACGACTACACGCGATACGATGCCATCGGATTGGCGCAGTTGGTTCGTCAGAAGAAGGTCTCCGCCGAGGAGCTGCTTCGCGCCGCCCTCGAGGCCGTCTCCCGCGTCAATCCCAGACTCAACGCCGTCATCGACGTCCGGGAAGAGGACGCGCGGGCCGCGCTGAAGAAAGGACTTCCCGAGGGCCCCTTCACCGGAGTGCCCTTCCTCATCAAGGACCTGGCGCTGCATGCGGCGGGAGTCCCGATGGAGGTCGGGAGCCGGCTGGCGCGCGGGCTGGTGATTCCCCATGACACGGTGCTGATGGAGCGCTACCGCCGCGCGGGCCTGGTGATGATGGGCCGGACGAACACGCCGGAGCTGGGCAACAACGCGTCCACGGAGCCCGTGTCGCGAGGCCCCACGCGCAACCCCTGGGACTTGGGGCGGAGCCCGGGTGGGTCCAGTGGAGGCTCGGCGGCGGCGGTGGCCGCGGGCATCGTTCCGGTGGCGCATGGCAATGACGGTGGAGGCTCCCTGCGGGTTCCGGCGGCGCTCTGCGGCGTGTTTGGAATGAAGCCCACGCGAGGCCGCAACACCCTGGCGCCCGACGCGGGTGAGGCCATCAACGGCCTGGCCATCGAGCACGTGCTGACGCGCTCGGTCCGCGACAGCGCGGCGATGCTGGATGCCACGCACGGCCCCGCCGTGGGCGACCCTCATTTCGCGCCGCCCCCGGAGCGCCCCTTTCTAGAGGAGGTGCGCCGGGCACCAGGACGCCTGCGCATCGCCGTGTCTCGCAAGGCCGCCTCGGGTGTGCCGGTCAGCCCCGACAACGTCGCGGCCGTGGACGACGTGGCGCGGCTGTGCGCATCGCTGGGGCATGAGCTCGTCGAAGCGGCGCCCGTCTACGACGACGCGGCGCTCGTGGAGGCCATGATCACCGCCTGGAGCACCTATCAGGCGGCGACCGTGGAGATGGTGGCGCGGGTGATGGGGCGCACCGTGAGCCTCGACACGCTGGAGGCCACCACCTTGGCGGTGGTGGAGCATGGACGTTCCTTGAAGGCCACGGACCTCCAGAACGCCCTCTCCGTGTTCAACCAGGTCTGCCGCACGGTGGGCACGTTCTTCGTGGACCATGACGTGCTGCTGACGCCCACGGCCGCGACGCCTCCGTTCGAGTTGGGAGAGCTCAACGCCAACGTGCCCATGAGCGCGAGGGAGTGGTACCGGCACGCGTTCACCCGGATTCCCTTCACCGCGCTCTACAACGTGACGGGCCAGCCCGCGATGTCCGTCCCGCTGCACTGGAACGCGAAGGACCTGCCCATCGGAGTCCAGTTCGTCGGCCGCTTCGCGGACGAGGCCACGCTGTTCCGGCTCGCGGGTCAGCTCGAGGAGGCCCGTCCGTGGACGGTGCGCCGCCCGCCCGTGCATGCGGCGCGCGGAGATTGA